One window of Thalassovita mediterranea genomic DNA carries:
- a CDS encoding GDP-mannose 4,6-dehydratase has protein sequence MRFLVTGVAGFIGSRIAGALLSDGHEVIGLDNLNAYYDPALKQARLHELKTYENFSFRKLDIADHERLLGLPERDTIDRVIHLAAQAGVRYSLENPFAYAQSNLTGHLAMLEFCRRAAKVPMLVYASSSSVYGDDAVAPFREDANVDRPVSLYAATKRADELMSQAYAKLYDIPQIGVRFFTVYGPWGRPDMAYWSFTDRILRGETIRVFNGGKMKRDFTYIADAVAGLKAIATRRAVFVEGQRAHKLYNIGHNQPVELLKFIATIEEVTGKKARMALEPMQPGDVTETCADISRMKADYGYEPKVSLKEGLQQFADWFTTQRVAAGPAIRQGL, from the coding sequence ATGAGATTTCTTGTAACTGGCGTCGCCGGTTTTATCGGATCACGAATTGCCGGAGCGCTGCTAAGCGACGGCCATGAGGTTATCGGCCTCGACAATCTCAACGCCTACTATGATCCGGCGCTCAAACAGGCGCGCCTGCATGAGCTGAAGACGTACGAGAATTTCTCGTTCCGCAAGCTCGATATCGCCGACCATGAGAGGCTGCTTGGGCTGCCCGAGCGCGATACGATTGACCGGGTCATCCATCTCGCGGCGCAGGCAGGCGTTCGCTATTCGCTGGAGAACCCCTTCGCCTACGCCCAGTCCAACCTGACCGGGCACCTCGCGATGCTGGAATTCTGCCGCCGGGCGGCAAAAGTGCCGATGCTGGTCTATGCCTCATCAAGCTCTGTCTATGGCGATGATGCGGTGGCACCGTTCCGAGAAGACGCCAATGTCGACAGGCCGGTCTCTCTTTATGCGGCCACAAAGCGGGCCGATGAGCTGATGAGCCAGGCCTATGCAAAGCTTTATGACATTCCCCAGATCGGGGTGCGCTTCTTTACCGTGTATGGCCCATGGGGGCGCCCTGACATGGCGTATTGGTCGTTCACCGACCGTATCCTGCGCGGTGAGACGATCCGCGTCTTCAATGGCGGTAAGATGAAGCGTGACTTCACCTATATCGCAGACGCCGTGGCCGGTCTGAAGGCGATTGCCACGCGGCGTGCCGTCTTTGTCGAGGGGCAGCGCGCGCACAAGCTGTACAATATCGGGCACAACCAGCCGGTCGAACTGCTGAAGTTCATTGCGACGATCGAAGAGGTCACAGGCAAGAAGGCTCGCATGGCGCTGGAGCCGATGCAGCCGGGCGATGTTACCGAAACCTGCGCCGATATTTCCCGTATGAAGGCCGACTATGGCTATGAACCCAAAGTCAGCCTGAAAGAAGGGCTTCAGCAGTTCGCTGACTGGTTCACGACGCAGCGCGTTGCGGCCGGACCAGCGATCAGGCAGGGGCTCTAG
- a CDS encoding MoxR family ATPase — MRFEGTENYVATEDLRVAVNAAIALQRPLLVKGEPGTGKTVLAIEVAKALGVPLIEWHIKSSTKAQQGLYEYDAVSRLRDGQMGEERAKDISNYIKKGKLWEAFTSDERPILLIDEIDKADIEFPNDLLQELDRMEFYVYETDQTIKAKQRPLVIITSNNEKELPDAFLRRCFFHFIKFPDEQTMKDIIDVHYPGIKQKLVAEALTTFYSMREVPGMKKKPSTSELLDWLKLLMNEDIDLETLKEQDPDKLTPPLHGALLKNEQDVALFERLAFLSRRESGGRRGPAG; from the coding sequence ATGCGTTTTGAAGGCACTGAGAATTACGTTGCAACCGAAGACCTGCGCGTCGCCGTGAATGCGGCCATCGCCCTTCAGCGCCCGCTGCTGGTCAAGGGTGAGCCGGGCACAGGCAAGACCGTCCTCGCAATCGAAGTCGCGAAGGCGCTCGGCGTGCCGCTGATCGAATGGCACATCAAATCGTCCACGAAGGCTCAGCAAGGCCTTTACGAATACGACGCCGTGTCCCGGCTGCGCGACGGCCAGATGGGCGAGGAACGCGCCAAGGACATCTCCAACTACATCAAGAAGGGCAAGCTCTGGGAGGCTTTCACCTCCGACGAACGCCCGATCCTGCTGATCGACGAAATCGACAAGGCTGACATCGAATTCCCGAACGACCTCCTGCAGGAGCTCGATCGCATGGAATTCTATGTTTACGAAACCGACCAGACGATCAAGGCGAAGCAGCGCCCACTCGTCATCATCACCTCGAACAATGAGAAAGAGCTTCCGGACGCGTTCCTGCGCCGTTGCTTCTTCCACTTCATCAAGTTCCCGGACGAGCAGACGATGAAAGACATCATCGACGTCCACTATCCTGGTATCAAGCAGAAGCTGGTCGCCGAAGCGCTCACCACTTTCTACTCCATGCGCGAAGTCCCGGGCATGAAGAAGAAGCCATCGACCAGCGAACTGCTCGACTGGCTGAAGCTTCTGATGAACGAGGACATCGACCTTGAGACCCTCAAGGAACAGGACCCTGACAAACTGACACCGCCACTGCACGGCGCACTTCTCAAGAACGAGCAGGATGTTGCCTTGTTTGAGCGTCTGGCGTTCCTGTCACGCCGCGAAAGCGGTGGCCGCCGCGGCCCTGCGGGCTAG
- a CDS encoding threonine/serine dehydratase: protein MSSGALPTSEDVLDAARRLHGHVLRTPVLRNDALDEMAGAKLWFKCENLQITGSFKIRGATNRLLQLSPEEREKGVVAFSSGNHAQGVARAAKNFRMPALIVMPSDAPAIKVAGVRRDGAEIRLYDRDSESREEIAAEETKKRGATLVPSFDDPFIIAGQGSAGVEFGQQMRDANTPLDHIICCAGGGGLITGLALGYRHFDPDVAIWTAEPEAHDDWRRSLAADQIEVNAPGTRSICDAILTPSPGDLTWALGRDLLAGGCAVGDDQIEEAMRLAFRHLKLVVEPGGAAALACALFDLPEAAKGKSVGVVLSGGNVDPAQCARILAG, encoded by the coding sequence ATGTCATCGGGCGCGCTTCCGACCAGTGAGGATGTGCTCGACGCGGCCCGGCGTCTTCATGGGCATGTGCTGCGTACGCCCGTCCTGCGCAATGATGCGCTGGATGAGATGGCGGGCGCAAAGCTCTGGTTTAAATGCGAAAATCTGCAAATCACAGGCAGCTTCAAGATCCGGGGCGCGACCAACAGATTGCTGCAGCTGAGTCCGGAAGAACGGGAGAAAGGCGTTGTCGCTTTCTCCTCAGGCAATCATGCGCAAGGCGTCGCAAGGGCGGCAAAGAACTTTCGGATGCCAGCGCTGATCGTAATGCCGTCAGATGCGCCGGCCATCAAAGTCGCGGGCGTGCGCCGCGACGGCGCCGAAATCCGCCTGTATGACCGCGACAGCGAAAGCCGCGAGGAAATTGCGGCTGAAGAGACCAAAAAGCGCGGCGCGACACTCGTGCCGAGTTTCGATGATCCGTTCATCATTGCGGGGCAGGGCAGCGCCGGAGTGGAGTTCGGTCAGCAGATGCGCGACGCGAACACGCCGCTCGATCATATCATCTGTTGTGCAGGCGGCGGCGGGCTTATTACCGGGCTGGCGCTCGGCTATCGGCACTTTGACCCTGATGTCGCGATCTGGACAGCAGAGCCTGAAGCGCATGATGACTGGCGGCGTTCGCTGGCGGCAGACCAGATTGAGGTAAATGCGCCGGGCACGCGCTCGATCTGCGATGCGATCCTGACACCGTCGCCGGGGGACCTGACCTGGGCGCTGGGGCGTGACTTGCTGGCAGGTGGGTGTGCTGTCGGCGACGATCAGATTGAGGAAGCAATGCGGCTGGCTTTCCGGCACCTGAAGCTGGTCGTCGAGCCGGGCGGCGCAGCGGCGCTCGCTTGCGCCCTGTTCGACCTGCCGGAAGCGGCGAAGGGCAAATCAGTCGGGGTTGTGCTGTCAGGCGGCAATGTTGATCCGGCGCAGTGTGCGCGGATCTTGGCGGGCTAG
- a CDS encoding superoxide dismutase family protein: MSRFLPLSAAAASIAIVFACTQQTSDAQQDTATPDEDMAEMQADMPPSEADMNGNESLPSMMRATGDLMGNEGDTIGSVNMIEGPNGIVMEVSIDEGGLTPGWHAIHIHQTGDCSDTGEYTASGGHVGKIEGGHGLLNPAGPEPGDLPNLYAFEDGSVNFETFTDLVALSDVMDEDGGAIIIHEGRDDHMSQPIGGAGGRVACAVVQ; this comes from the coding sequence ATGAGCCGCTTCCTTCCCCTCTCCGCAGCAGCCGCATCCATCGCGATCGTGTTTGCCTGCACACAGCAGACCTCTGATGCCCAGCAGGACACGGCGACGCCTGATGAAGACATGGCGGAAATGCAGGCTGACATGCCGCCATCCGAGGCCGACATGAATGGCAACGAGTCGCTTCCTTCCATGATGCGCGCAACCGGCGACCTCATGGGCAATGAAGGCGATACGATCGGCAGCGTGAACATGATCGAAGGGCCAAACGGCATCGTCATGGAAGTGTCGATTGATGAGGGCGGCCTGACCCCGGGTTGGCACGCCATTCATATCCACCAGACCGGCGACTGCAGCGATACTGGTGAATACACTGCCTCCGGTGGCCATGTCGGCAAGATCGAAGGTGGCCACGGCCTCCTCAATCCAGCCGGTCCAGAACCTGGCGACCTGCCAAACCTTTACGCGTTCGAGGATGGCTCGGTGAATTTCGAGACCTTCACTGATCTCGTCGCTCTATCTGACGTGATGGACGAAGATGGCGGCGCGATCATCATTCATGAAGGCCGCGACGACCATATGAGCCAGCCGATCGGCGGCGCCGGTGGGCGCGTTGCCTGCGCAGTCGTTCAGTAA
- a CDS encoding TlyA family RNA methyltransferase, producing MVNRDRADRALVELGHFESRAAAQAAIAAGRVMVNGKPLTKPSQQIAAADRIEAEPAHPYVSRGGLKLAHALDEFAVDPAGRHCLDVGASTGGFTDVLLQRGAAGVVAVDVGRGQLHEKIASDGRVTAYEATDARSLTEDMIGEAPSLIVCDASFISLAKLLEVPLSLAAQGAELVTLFKPQFEVGREFVGKGGLVTDGAAVERAEAAFCDWLADMNWAVSAKTDSPILGGDGNAERLIHAVKA from the coding sequence ATGGTAAATCGTGATCGGGCAGACCGGGCGCTTGTGGAACTTGGACATTTTGAGAGCCGTGCGGCGGCGCAGGCCGCGATCGCTGCCGGGCGGGTCATGGTGAATGGCAAACCGCTGACGAAGCCATCGCAACAGATCGCGGCTGCGGACCGCATCGAGGCGGAGCCGGCCCACCCTTATGTGTCGCGCGGTGGCTTGAAGCTCGCGCATGCGCTGGACGAGTTCGCGGTGGACCCTGCCGGTCGTCATTGTCTTGATGTCGGGGCTTCGACGGGCGGGTTCACCGATGTGTTGTTGCAACGCGGCGCTGCGGGCGTTGTCGCGGTCGATGTCGGGCGCGGCCAGCTTCATGAGAAGATTGCGAGCGATGGACGTGTCACTGCCTATGAAGCGACGGATGCGCGGTCGCTGACAGAAGACATGATCGGCGAGGCGCCATCACTGATCGTCTGCGATGCGAGCTTTATCTCTCTGGCCAAGCTTCTTGAGGTGCCGCTCTCACTGGCGGCGCAAGGCGCGGAGCTGGTGACGCTGTTCAAGCCACAATTCGAGGTCGGGCGTGAGTTCGTTGGCAAGGGCGGCCTGGTCACTGATGGTGCAGCCGTCGAGCGCGCCGAGGCTGCCTTCTGCGACTGGCTGGCGGATATGAATTGGGCTGTCAGCGCAAAAACGGACAGCCCAATCCTTGGCGGCGATGGCAATGCCGAACGCCTCATCCATGCTGTGAAAGCCTAG
- a CDS encoding transglycosylase SLT domain-containing protein — MVTTTEARLFRDAVAAMDRGDWSTVRSLEARSGDAVVRDLITWFRGRSDQNMSFDEMSVLLRQRADWPFMTTLQVRAEGIINDSALDDLQKIAWFEQMGGPASGEGRIALAEAYRRGGQMDKAIELVREAWHGNTLDSAISQRVLSQYGDQLTQDDHRKRADFLLWSNQRTAASQLKSRVGSDWAALIEARVRLQARAAGVDAAVDAVPASLQSHPGLMFDRANWRKRAGQRDENWVPLLAEIDGTQVPAAGQDALWNLRHWPIREALQERNFQLAYNLGSRHGMTTGSNFAEAAWVSGWTALRHLNQPSMAMPHFKALEAGTSTPISQARAHYWQGRTYEALGNQAEAAASYQKAAQYPYVYYGQLAAEKAGLQRIYLKTEADVTEAERNAFMSRPQVKAAILLAENGQEMDFRRFAYNIDDTLETEADYVLLSEVANDYLYPEVGVRGAKAGLAKNVIAPQAVFPIPDFPLQREPNVERAMIYALARQESEMNPSAVSHANARGLMQFLPATAREEARRLGLPFRTSWLTDDPGYNMTLGGSHLDTLLGQFNGSYIMTAAAYNAGASRPRRWMQEYGDPRRGEIDPIDWVEFIPFAETRNYVQRVLENTQVYRQRIAGEAVDIRLTEDLNRGRY; from the coding sequence GTGGTAACGACAACGGAGGCTCGTCTGTTCCGAGATGCGGTTGCCGCGATGGACCGGGGCGACTGGTCGACGGTGCGCAGCTTGGAAGCGCGATCGGGCGATGCCGTCGTTCGCGACCTCATCACCTGGTTTCGCGGACGCAGCGACCAGAACATGTCATTTGACGAAATGAGCGTGCTGCTGCGTCAGCGCGCCGACTGGCCGTTCATGACGACGCTGCAGGTGCGCGCAGAGGGAATCATCAACGATTCAGCGCTGGACGACCTTCAAAAGATCGCCTGGTTTGAACAGATGGGTGGCCCTGCATCCGGGGAGGGGCGGATCGCACTGGCGGAGGCGTACCGCCGCGGAGGACAGATGGACAAGGCGATCGAACTTGTCCGCGAAGCTTGGCATGGCAACACGCTGGACAGCGCGATTTCGCAGCGTGTGCTGAGCCAGTATGGCGACCAGCTGACCCAGGACGACCATCGCAAGCGCGCCGATTTCCTGCTCTGGAGTAACCAGCGTACAGCCGCGTCGCAGCTGAAATCCCGCGTTGGCAGTGACTGGGCTGCGCTGATCGAGGCACGGGTGCGGCTTCAGGCGAGAGCGGCTGGCGTGGATGCGGCGGTAGACGCGGTTCCGGCGTCGCTGCAGAGCCATCCGGGGCTGATGTTCGACCGAGCGAACTGGCGCAAACGTGCCGGCCAGCGTGATGAAAACTGGGTGCCGCTACTTGCAGAGATTGATGGCACGCAAGTGCCCGCAGCCGGACAGGATGCTCTCTGGAACCTACGCCACTGGCCGATCCGTGAGGCGCTGCAGGAGCGGAACTTCCAGCTCGCCTACAATCTCGGCTCGCGTCACGGCATGACGACAGGGTCGAATTTCGCTGAAGCCGCTTGGGTTTCTGGCTGGACAGCGCTTCGCCACCTGAACCAGCCTTCCATGGCCATGCCGCACTTCAAGGCGCTGGAGGCGGGAACGTCTACGCCGATCAGCCAGGCAAGGGCACACTATTGGCAGGGGCGCACTTATGAGGCGCTTGGCAATCAGGCAGAGGCGGCCGCGAGCTATCAGAAGGCGGCGCAGTACCCGTACGTCTATTACGGCCAGCTCGCCGCTGAGAAAGCGGGGCTGCAGCGCATCTATCTGAAGACCGAAGCCGATGTGACGGAAGCTGAGCGCAATGCGTTCATGAGCCGGCCGCAGGTGAAGGCGGCGATCCTGCTGGCCGAGAATGGCCAGGAAATGGATTTCCGCCGGTTTGCCTACAATATCGACGATACGCTGGAGACAGAGGCTGATTATGTGCTGCTGTCAGAGGTCGCAAATGACTACCTCTATCCCGAGGTAGGGGTGCGCGGCGCCAAGGCAGGTCTCGCCAAGAATGTGATCGCGCCGCAGGCGGTCTTCCCGATCCCGGACTTTCCGCTCCAGCGCGAGCCGAATGTCGAACGGGCGATGATCTATGCTCTGGCGCGTCAGGAAAGCGAGATGAACCCGTCTGCGGTGTCGCACGCCAATGCGCGCGGCCTGATGCAGTTCCTGCCGGCAACCGCGCGCGAGGAAGCTCGCCGCCTCGGCCTGCCATTCCGGACATCCTGGCTGACGGATGATCCTGGCTACAACATGACGCTAGGCGGCTCGCATCTCGATACGCTGCTCGGACAATTCAATGGCAGCTATATCATGACGGCTGCGGCCTATAATGCCGGGGCATCACGCCCGCGCCGCTGGATGCAGGAATATGGCGACCCGCGCCGGGGTGAGATCGACCCGATCGACTGGGTGGAGTTCATCCCCTTCGCTGAGACACGCAATTATGTGCAGCGCGTGCTGGAGAATACGCAGGTGTATCGCCAGCGCATTGCCGGCGAGGCGGTCGATATCCGGCTGACGGAAGACCTCAATAGAGGCAGGTACTAG
- the galU gene encoding UTP--glucose-1-phosphate uridylyltransferase GalU yields MIAREVECERVRMKVRKAVLPVAGHGTRVLPASKSIPKELLTVVDQPVLQYVVDEARAAGIEHFVFVTGRGKHAIEDYFDEAFELEQTLASKSSKADILKDLQRTKLPPGAASFTRQQSPLGLGHAVWCAKDIIGDEPFAVLLPDVILRAEPSALAQMVSAYDEVGGNVIAVNPVPEEQVSSYGVITPKSRDGRLIEMSGMVEKPAREDAPSNLKITGRYILQPEIFGLLEDQGKGAGGEIQLTDAMVRLMETQAFHAYEFDGEEFDCGSKTGYFEACVAHALEHPETAEDARAILQKYSGG; encoded by the coding sequence ATGATTGCTAGAGAAGTCGAATGCGAAAGAGTACGAATGAAAGTCAGAAAAGCCGTGCTGCCTGTTGCAGGCCATGGAACCCGCGTCCTGCCAGCTTCGAAATCCATCCCGAAGGAACTGCTGACGGTGGTCGACCAGCCTGTGCTGCAATACGTCGTCGATGAGGCCCGGGCGGCCGGGATCGAGCATTTCGTTTTCGTCACCGGGCGCGGCAAGCATGCCATCGAAGACTATTTCGATGAGGCCTTTGAGCTTGAGCAGACCCTCGCGTCAAAATCTTCCAAAGCCGATATCCTGAAAGACCTTCAGCGCACCAAGCTGCCCCCCGGCGCGGCGAGTTTTACCCGTCAGCAATCGCCTCTGGGGCTTGGACATGCAGTGTGGTGTGCCAAGGACATCATTGGCGATGAACCATTCGCAGTCTTGTTACCCGATGTGATCCTGCGTGCAGAGCCTTCCGCGCTGGCGCAAATGGTCAGCGCTTATGATGAAGTTGGCGGGAATGTCATTGCCGTAAACCCGGTGCCCGAAGAGCAGGTCTCGTCCTATGGCGTCATCACACCGAAGTCGCGAGACGGGCGCCTGATCGAGATGAGCGGCATGGTCGAAAAGCCAGCGCGCGAGGACGCGCCCTCAAACCTGAAAATCACTGGCCGGTATATCCTTCAGCCTGAGATCTTTGGTCTTCTGGAGGATCAGGGCAAAGGGGCTGGCGGCGAGATCCAACTGACCGATGCGATGGTGCGCCTGATGGAGACGCAAGCCTTCCACGCTTATGAGTTTGATGGCGAGGAGTTCGATTGCGGCTCCAAGACCGGCTATTTCGAGGCTTGCGTTGCCCATGCCCTGGAGCATCCTGAGACGGCAGAAGATGCGAGGGCCATCCTGCAGAAGTATTCGGGCGGGTGA
- a CDS encoding flagellar biosynthesis repressor FlbT, with the protein MPLKLSLKPGEAVVVNEAVIRNGERRGTMLLETKARILRERDVMFPEDISTPQDAAYFSLMQMYIVGETSGKLYDSAVSALADWIDKSQSQQERDDILHIAELVASGDLYKALGTCRKLLKSDLEEAEYA; encoded by the coding sequence ATGCCGCTAAAACTATCATTGAAACCGGGCGAGGCCGTCGTCGTCAACGAAGCTGTTATCCGCAACGGAGAGCGTCGCGGGACCATGCTGCTTGAGACCAAGGCGCGAATATTGCGCGAACGCGACGTGATGTTTCCCGAAGACATCTCGACGCCTCAGGACGCGGCCTATTTCAGCCTCATGCAGATGTATATTGTCGGGGAGACGAGCGGAAAGCTTTATGACAGCGCTGTCTCTGCGCTGGCTGACTGGATAGACAAAAGCCAGTCGCAACAGGAACGCGACGATATCCTCCATATCGCCGAACTGGTCGCATCCGGCGACCTCTACAAGGCGCTCGGCACTTGCCGCAAACTTCTCAAGTCCGACCTGGAAGAGGCGGAATATGCCTGA
- a CDS encoding RcnB family protein: protein MAFRKLFLRIGAAGALALAAFTPVAAADRGQYDRGHYDRGDRGDRYHGHRDRGNRGYHRGDRRGDYHHRRDQRRDYRRGRDYYRDHNRYYNRGRVVTRNYYSAPTYYRPRPRVVYHYNRGFHHPRYTIGSRYHYGSNSIIIRDYDRYGLYNPPRGHQWVYHRGSNDAVLTSVATGAIVGLAIGILSQ from the coding sequence ATGGCGTTCAGAAAACTATTTCTCCGTATCGGTGCCGCAGGAGCTCTCGCGCTCGCGGCGTTCACGCCCGTCGCCGCTGCTGACCGTGGGCAATATGACCGCGGCCATTATGATCGTGGTGATCGCGGCGACCGCTATCACGGTCACCGTGACCGCGGCAATCGGGGTTACCATCGCGGTGACCGCCGGGGCGACTATCATCATCGCCGGGACCAGCGCCGCGACTATCGCCGTGGACGCGACTATTATCGGGACCACAACCGCTACTACAACCGGGGCCGCGTCGTGACGCGCAACTATTACAGTGCGCCGACCTACTACCGCCCTCGCCCGCGCGTCGTGTATCATTACAACCGCGGCTTCCACCACCCACGCTACACGATCGGCAGCCGCTACCATTACGGCTCCAACTCGATCATCATCCGCGATTATGACCGCTATGGTCTCTACAATCCGCCGCGCGGCCATCAGTGGGTCTACCACCGCGGCAGCAATGATGCAGTCCTGACCTCCGTCGCAACCGGCGCCATCGTCGGTCTCGCGATCGGCATTCTTAGCCAATAG
- the smpB gene encoding SsrA-binding protein SmpB has product MSKKSQIKGRSDGLVAENRRARFDYQVEDTLEAGLQLQGSEVKSLRNGRANIAESYAAVEEGELWLVNADFPPYEGANQFNHDPKRRRKLLASKREIAELSQKVERAGRTIVPLKLYFNDRGMAKLLIGLATGKKAPDKRETAKKRDWQREKSRILKEN; this is encoded by the coding sequence ATGTCAAAGAAGAGCCAGATCAAGGGCCGCTCGGACGGCCTCGTCGCGGAAAACCGCCGCGCCCGCTTCGACTATCAGGTCGAGGACACGCTGGAGGCTGGCCTGCAGCTTCAGGGCAGCGAAGTGAAGTCGCTCCGGAATGGCCGCGCCAATATTGCAGAATCCTATGCAGCCGTTGAGGAAGGCGAACTCTGGCTCGTGAATGCAGACTTCCCGCCCTATGAAGGCGCAAACCAGTTCAATCACGACCCCAAACGCCGCCGCAAACTCCTCGCCTCAAAGCGCGAGATCGCAGAGCTGTCACAAAAAGTAGAGCGCGCAGGCCGCACAATCGTCCCGCTAAAGCTCTACTTCAACGACCGCGGCATGGCGAAACTGCTCATCGGCTTGGCAACCGGCAAGAAGGCGCCCGACAAGCGCGAAACGGCCAAGAAACGCGACTGGCAGCGCGAGAAGTCCCGCATCCTGAAAGAAAACTAG
- the dapA gene encoding 4-hydroxy-tetrahydrodipicolinate synthase has product MFHGSIPALVTPFQNGEVDRKAFADLVERQIENGAGALVPCGTTGESATLSHAEHREVVSLCIEVTAGRIPVIAGAGSNSTREAIGLVQHAKEAGADAALCVCPYYNRPDQAGLEAHFRAIADAVALPIILYNVPGRTVSDLQPDTVIRLGKHPNIVGIKDATGDLARISLHSAGLKGEQFVQICGEDPVTLGYRAMGGTGCISVTSNVAPAEMAKMHKAMDEADLETAREIETRFIALHKALFCAPSPGPAKFALSRLGLCSDEVRLPLVAPDDAARCRIEAAMEIAGLI; this is encoded by the coding sequence ATGTTCCATGGTTCAATCCCCGCACTCGTCACTCCGTTCCAAAATGGGGAGGTCGATCGCAAAGCGTTTGCTGATCTTGTCGAACGCCAGATCGAAAATGGAGCTGGCGCTCTGGTGCCCTGTGGCACCACAGGCGAGTCCGCCACGCTGAGCCATGCCGAACACCGGGAAGTGGTCAGCCTTTGTATCGAGGTGACTGCCGGGCGCATTCCTGTCATCGCTGGCGCGGGCTCCAACTCGACCCGCGAAGCCATCGGCCTCGTCCAGCACGCCAAGGAAGCTGGCGCCGACGCCGCCCTCTGCGTCTGCCCGTATTATAACCGCCCGGACCAGGCCGGCCTTGAAGCCCATTTCCGCGCCATCGCGGATGCCGTCGCCCTGCCGATTATCCTCTACAACGTACCGGGCCGCACGGTCTCGGACCTCCAGCCCGACACAGTCATCCGCCTCGGCAAGCACCCGAACATTGTCGGTATCAAGGATGCCACGGGTGATCTTGCGCGCATCAGCCTTCACTCGGCTGGCCTCAAAGGCGAGCAGTTCGTCCAGATCTGCGGCGAAGACCCGGTCACGCTTGGCTACCGCGCCATGGGCGGCACCGGCTGTATCTCGGTCACGTCGAACGTAGCCCCAGCCGAAATGGCAAAAATGCACAAAGCCATGGACGAGGCTGATCTCGAAACCGCGCGCGAGATCGAAACCCGCTTCATAGCTCTTCACAAAGCACTCTTCTGTGCGCCTTCTCCCGGCCCTGCCAAGTTTGCACTCTCGCGCCTTGGCCTCTGCAGCGACGAGGTTCGCCTGCCGCTCGTCGCGCCAGATGATGCAGCCCGTTGCAGGATTGAGGCTGCAATGGAGATCGCAGGCCTTATATAG
- the arfB gene encoding aminoacyl-tRNA hydrolase, with the protein MARQQDLEINDELTVPHWELVETFTRSSGPGGQNVNKVSSAVQLRWNVNASSVPARIKTRFRQIWKNRITKEGDVIVDASEHRSQALNRDAARDRLTSMIRKAAKKRKRRIPTRPTRGSVERRIKAKKETGEKKALRGKVDP; encoded by the coding sequence ATGGCCCGCCAACAAGATCTCGAAATCAACGATGAGCTGACCGTTCCCCATTGGGAGCTTGTAGAGACGTTCACGCGCTCGTCGGGGCCGGGTGGGCAGAATGTGAACAAGGTATCGAGCGCGGTGCAGCTGAGGTGGAATGTCAACGCATCCTCGGTGCCTGCGCGCATCAAGACGCGCTTCCGGCAGATCTGGAAGAACAGGATCACAAAAGAGGGCGATGTGATCGTGGATGCGAGTGAACACCGCTCGCAGGCGCTAAACCGCGATGCGGCGCGTGACCGCCTGACCTCAATGATCCGGAAGGCCGCAAAGAAGCGCAAACGCCGCATTCCGACCCGGCCGACGCGCGGCTCGGTGGAGCGCCGGATCAAGGCCAAGAAGGAAACTGGCGAGAAGAAAGCCCTACGCGGTAAGGTCGACCCCTAG